A single window of Terriglobia bacterium DNA harbors:
- a CDS encoding winged helix-turn-helix domain-containing protein, producing the protein MAENSMAVPEVFHFEEFTLDVGERRLLRGSETVRLSPKTYDVLVLLVRQSGRLVTKDELLAHVWPESFVEEGILNVHVAALRKALGDDTRPPAYIETVVRSGYRFIAAVRFDSGGEKPFASSAVTRPVELYELVGRGRSHLLSGSFFEMPAAVDAFRSAIEIDPTYAPAHAGLARAWCLQAVFRAVPYQEAFTEAKASALRALAMDSGSADAQVALGTVLLLGEWDWTAAQRSLCRALEINPDHTEALLQYGSLQEALGRLDEGLRCKQQALARDPRSPGVLAQIAISYWHQRKYDETQVWARRALEIDPKHVLASQFITKVYWKIGDVDSFAAWTVSQVNRAMAWGFPEERVAVMKQVTADMQQVYATAGLPGVSRFWVDQITNPQMDFDILLKMASFRAVLYGAADRLDEAFGCLDQAIALRDPALVHLAVAPDWDSLRADPRFAERLRSMALPSVAWDKIGNV; encoded by the coding sequence TTGGCCGAAAATTCAATGGCTGTCCCGGAAGTATTTCATTTCGAAGAATTTACGCTGGACGTGGGAGAGCGGCGGCTGCTGCGCGGCAGCGAAACCGTTCGCTTGTCACCGAAGACCTACGATGTGCTGGTTTTGTTGGTGCGGCAGTCGGGGCGGCTGGTCACGAAGGACGAATTGCTGGCGCATGTCTGGCCCGAGTCGTTCGTCGAAGAAGGTATTCTCAATGTTCACGTGGCCGCACTGCGCAAAGCTCTCGGCGACGACACGCGGCCTCCGGCCTACATCGAGACCGTCGTGCGGTCAGGGTATCGCTTCATCGCTGCAGTCCGGTTTGATTCGGGCGGCGAGAAGCCATTCGCATCGAGCGCCGTGACACGTCCCGTCGAACTTTATGAGCTTGTCGGACGCGGCCGGTCTCATCTGTTGTCCGGCTCGTTCTTCGAGATGCCGGCCGCCGTGGACGCCTTTCGTTCCGCGATCGAGATCGATCCGACCTATGCACCTGCGCACGCCGGCTTGGCCCGCGCATGGTGCCTGCAGGCAGTGTTTCGCGCAGTGCCATACCAGGAAGCGTTTACAGAGGCGAAAGCGTCCGCCTTGCGCGCGCTGGCGATGGACAGCGGATCGGCCGACGCGCAAGTTGCCCTTGGCACCGTCCTACTTCTGGGCGAGTGGGACTGGACGGCGGCGCAACGCAGCCTGTGCCGTGCGCTCGAGATCAATCCGGACCACACCGAGGCGCTCCTGCAATATGGGTCGCTCCAGGAAGCGCTCGGGCGGCTTGACGAAGGGCTGCGATGCAAGCAGCAGGCGCTCGCACGCGATCCGCGGTCGCCCGGCGTTCTGGCGCAGATCGCCATCTCGTATTGGCATCAGCGGAAGTACGACGAGACGCAAGTCTGGGCTCGGCGAGCTCTTGAGATCGACCCGAAGCATGTGCTGGCGAGCCAATTCATTACGAAGGTTTATTGGAAGATCGGTGATGTCGATAGTTTCGCGGCCTGGACCGTCAGCCAGGTTAACCGGGCCATGGCATGGGGCTTTCCCGAAGAGAGAGTGGCGGTGATGAAGCAGGTCACCGCGGACATGCAGCAGGTGTACGCGACCGCCGGCCTCCCTGGCGTGAGCCGGTTCTGGGTGGATCAGATAACGAACCCGCAAATGGACTTCGACATCTTGTTGAAGATGGCATCCTTTCGCGCCGTTCTGTATGGGGCAGCAGACCGGCTCGATGAAGCGTTCGGCTGCCTCGACCAGGCCATCGCGCTCCGCGATCCAGCACTTGTTCACCTGGCGGTCGCACCGGATTGGGACAGCCTGCGAGCGGACCCGCGGTTCGCAGAACGCCTCCGATCGATGGCGCTTCCTTCGGTCGCCTGGGACAAGATCGGCAACGTGTAG
- a CDS encoding TIGR03435 family protein, producing MRESTTNCPGNSPRMAGGRVECGVLVSQTPTSASLRAGATTITEFARFLGDFLDRPLVDETGLTGTFDLDLQFSAVRSSLPGEAVPGRLGIGNVDEVQTVFTAIQEQLGVRLDSQRQARFAAPGNGSIRGRTCPRARRKSLVEADNSQVSGCNPAVRLTVFKFQVAMRSCG from the coding sequence TTGCGCGAGTCGACCACAAATTGTCCAGGGAACAGCCCCCGAATGGCGGGCGGTCGCGTGGAATGCGGCGTTCTCGTGAGCCAAACGCCAACCAGCGCAAGCCTGAGAGCCGGAGCAACAACGATTACCGAATTCGCGAGGTTTCTTGGAGATTTTCTCGACCGCCCGTTGGTCGATGAGACCGGCCTGACGGGGACGTTCGATCTGGATTTGCAATTCAGCGCCGTGCGCAGCTCTTTGCCGGGAGAGGCCGTGCCGGGCCGTTTGGGCATTGGGAATGTCGATGAGGTGCAGACCGTTTTTACCGCGATTCAGGAACAACTGGGAGTCAGGCTCGATTCGCAGCGCCAGGCTCGATTCGCAGCGCCAGGTAACGGAAGTATTCGTGGTCGAACGTGTCCCAGAGCCCGCCGAAAATCCTTAGTCGAGGCTGACAATTCCCAAGTTTCAGGTTGTAATCCCGCCGTGCGGCTGACAGTTTTCAAGTTTCAGGTTGCAATGAGGTCGTGCGGCTGA
- a CDS encoding DUF6152 family protein, producing the protein MKARLSFIAGSLFLLPAFLLAHHSAAAYETSKQITVTGNVTEFHFVNPHVLIYMTAKDESGTVRKWQGELTSPNRLVRVGWNKDIMKSGDAISLTGYPAKDGGNAIRITKVVLKGQPLPSDLE; encoded by the coding sequence ATGAAAGCGAGACTTTCTTTTATCGCCGGCAGCCTTTTTTTGCTTCCTGCGTTCCTTCTGGCCCACCACTCGGCCGCGGCCTACGAAACCTCGAAGCAGATCACGGTGACCGGCAACGTGACGGAGTTCCATTTTGTGAATCCTCATGTGCTGATCTACATGACTGCTAAAGATGAGAGTGGCACGGTGCGGAAGTGGCAGGGCGAATTGACCAGCCCGAATCGTCTGGTTCGTGTCGGCTGGAACAAGGACATCATGAAGTCCGGAGATGCCATTTCGCTGACCGGTTATCCGGCTAAAGACGGCGGCAATGCGATCCGCATTACGAAAGTCGTTCTGAAGGGACAACCGTTGCCGAGCGATCTCGAATAA
- a CDS encoding amidohydrolase family protein: MQSRRDFIQVAARVMCGAVFAQGLAPVRRQVSVGRKRVKVVDIHGHFIAPEELNLIKDTKLAPNITDNMNGPLVLGPQRLQVLDQQGIDIQVLSHQGAWWYETDRELARRIIQTQNGRLSDWCKAHSERFAGLASVALQHPDMAAEQLDEAVTKLGLRGVGIGGHVAGEIPSSPKYDPFWTKVQELGVLVFVHPQNAANIVKDRALGDFGNVIGNPLETTYFLSRMIFDGALDRFPRVKICAAHAGGYLTSYLGRTDVACDVQLPGTGRTQIANCGNKRHLREYFKQQILVDSMIFSDEGLRHLVAEVGSSQIVYGTDVPYNWPAPVDLILQATYLKDTEKEAILGGNLIKLLRLAG, translated from the coding sequence ATGCAAAGCCGCCGGGATTTCATCCAAGTTGCCGCTCGCGTGATGTGCGGAGCTGTCTTCGCGCAGGGCCTTGCACCCGTGCGGCGGCAGGTGTCGGTCGGCAGGAAGCGTGTCAAGGTGGTCGATATCCACGGCCACTTCATTGCGCCTGAAGAATTGAATCTCATCAAGGATACGAAACTCGCTCCCAATATCACCGACAACATGAACGGGCCGCTGGTGCTGGGACCTCAGCGGCTGCAGGTTCTCGATCAGCAAGGGATCGACATTCAGGTTCTCAGTCATCAAGGCGCGTGGTGGTACGAAACAGACCGCGAGCTGGCGCGGCGGATCATCCAAACTCAGAACGGGAGACTCTCCGACTGGTGCAAAGCACACTCCGAGCGCTTTGCCGGTCTGGCATCCGTCGCCTTACAGCATCCCGATATGGCGGCGGAGCAACTGGATGAAGCGGTCACGAAGCTTGGGCTGCGCGGCGTCGGTATCGGCGGCCACGTGGCGGGCGAGATTCCGTCGTCGCCAAAATACGATCCTTTCTGGACAAAGGTGCAGGAACTCGGAGTTCTGGTCTTCGTCCACCCTCAGAATGCCGCAAATATCGTCAAAGACCGCGCGCTGGGCGATTTCGGAAATGTCATCGGCAATCCGCTCGAGACCACGTACTTCCTCTCCCGCATGATTTTCGATGGCGCTCTCGATCGCTTTCCCCGCGTGAAGATCTGCGCCGCCCACGCCGGCGGATACCTGACTTCATATCTGGGCCGCACCGATGTCGCGTGTGACGTCCAGCTGCCGGGAACCGGCCGAACTCAGATCGCCAATTGCGGGAATAAAAGACACCTGCGGGAGTACTTCAAACAGCAGATTCTCGTGGATTCCATGATTTTCAGCGATGAAGGCTTGCGGCATCTGGTTGCGGAAGTCGGATCGAGCCAGATTGTCTACGGAACCGATGTTCCCTACAACTGGCCCGCGCCGGTCGACCTGATTCTCCAGGCCACATATCTGAAAGACACTGAAAAGGAAGCGATCCTCGGCGGAAACCTGATCAAGCTTTTGCGGCTGGCTGGTTAG
- a CDS encoding fibronectin type III domain-containing protein, with protein sequence MTQTTPIKATLGFKKNSAKDVLARVNAVLGGIFTDTDDYPNPPIDQATLKSQADALSAGISAALDGGKKAIAEREHQKAVVIKSLRQIGQYAEANCKDEITIFLKSGYNAVSSTRTPAVPLSAAFRKIVPGGNSGQILVTLVAQAAAFSYVLRWAPAAAGGTLGTWIEQPVGNTRPPALVAGLIPGTTYVFQVRAVTKAGYSDWSDSVTRIAT encoded by the coding sequence ATGACACAGACGACACCGATCAAAGCCACGCTGGGTTTCAAGAAAAACTCAGCCAAGGATGTTCTGGCGCGTGTGAACGCGGTCCTCGGTGGGATTTTCACGGATACGGACGACTACCCGAATCCGCCCATCGATCAGGCGACACTGAAATCGCAAGCCGACGCACTGTCGGCCGGCATTTCGGCGGCGCTCGACGGCGGCAAGAAAGCCATTGCCGAACGGGAACATCAGAAAGCCGTTGTCATCAAGTCCTTGCGTCAAATCGGACAGTACGCCGAGGCGAACTGCAAGGACGAGATAACGATCTTTCTGAAGAGCGGATACAACGCGGTCTCTTCGACGCGTACTCCGGCTGTGCCGCTGTCTGCAGCCTTCCGGAAGATCGTTCCGGGCGGCAACAGCGGCCAGATTCTGGTGACGCTCGTGGCCCAGGCCGCCGCGTTCAGTTATGTATTGCGCTGGGCTCCGGCCGCGGCGGGCGGAACGCTCGGCACCTGGATCGAGCAGCCGGTGGGCAACACTCGTCCGCCGGCGCTGGTAGCCGGGTTGATCCCGGGCACGACCTACGTTTTTCAGGTTCGTGCCGTCACGAAGGCCGGTTATTCCGACTGGAGTGACTCCGTCACGCGGATCGCCACTTAG
- a CDS encoding TIGR03435 family protein, which yields MKFIIVMVAAAISALSQTAAPARPSFEIASIKGNSTARPHVGDEPGGRFVATGVPLTVLIGYAYPGTRVDFSAKPAWADTDLWDIEAKAPEGSVPPRTKLPDFTKPDTINLMVQSLLEDRFQMKVHREIREVPMYEVTVAKGGLKMKLSEDQTPPAPGDGPPRPGTAPRGGMRMARGDFQGAAVSMENAVLTIGQLAGRRAIDKTGLPGLYDFHLQWTPDVFSTPLPFEPRGNAAPPPPPPGDPAGPSLITAIEEQLGLKLQSTKGPVEMLIIDSLQKPSAN from the coding sequence ATGAAATTCATCATCGTTATGGTCGCTGCCGCAATTTCTGCGTTGTCGCAAACGGCCGCTCCAGCGAGGCCATCGTTTGAGATCGCATCCATCAAAGGCAATTCCACCGCGCGGCCACATGTTGGTGACGAGCCAGGCGGACGATTCGTCGCGACCGGCGTGCCGCTCACCGTCCTGATCGGATACGCCTATCCTGGAACGCGAGTCGACTTTTCGGCGAAGCCAGCCTGGGCCGATACGGACCTCTGGGACATCGAAGCAAAAGCTCCCGAAGGTTCTGTGCCGCCGCGAACAAAACTGCCGGATTTCACTAAACCGGACACGATCAATCTGATGGTCCAATCCCTGCTGGAGGACCGGTTCCAGATGAAGGTCCATCGAGAGATCCGCGAGGTGCCCATGTATGAGGTCACAGTTGCGAAGGGTGGACTGAAGATGAAGCTGTCCGAGGATCAAACGCCGCCTGCGCCTGGCGACGGACCGCCGCGCCCCGGAACTGCTCCCCGCGGAGGTATGCGAATGGCGCGAGGCGATTTTCAAGGCGCAGCGGTTTCGATGGAAAACGCCGTTTTGACGATTGGTCAGCTCGCGGGCAGACGGGCGATCGATAAAACCGGACTGCCGGGACTCTATGACTTCCATCTCCAGTGGACTCCCGACGTATTCAGCACTCCACTGCCGTTTGAACCGCGCGGCAATGCAGCGCCACCGCCTCCTCCGCCGGGCGATCCCGCCGGCCCTTCGCTCATCACTGCGATCGAGGAACAGCTCGGTTTGAAATTACAGTCCACGAAAGGGCCGGTGGAGATGCTCATCATCGACAGCCTTCAGAAACCTTCTGCAAACTGA